The following coding sequences lie in one Fusarium poae strain DAOMC 252244 chromosome 1, whole genome shotgun sequence genomic window:
- a CDS encoding hypothetical protein (BUSCO:30424at5125) → MAGSITKPKKPKSKRTPVRLRHKIQKASAAKQKKERKLAKKNPEWRTKLKKDPGIPNLFPYKQQVLEEIESNRIRKAELAQKRKEMIKAAKTGTTDDNAMAGVQDDDADQMEEDGVDGDIDESNPMAALIASARAAAATYDRQLADDDMDEDDDSDSDNDHGPEMSIGEASSRKTYDRVFKQVVEQADVVLYVLDARDPEGTRSREVERQIMASPEKRLILIINKCDLIPPKVLRDWLVYLRRYFPTLPLRASGAAPNAHTFNHRDLTVQSTSATLFKALKSFAASRQLKRAVSVGVIGYPNVGKSSVINALLSRMSGKGGSSSKACPAGAEAGVTTSIRSVKIDSKLTLLDSPGVVFPSSSSTQSAGLVSLKNATEAHAHLVLLNAVPPKQIDDPVPAVTLLLKRLSASPDLMQKLTNVYDIPALLPNRADGDFTTDFLVQVARKRGRLGRGGIPNLPAAAMTVVTDWRDGRIQGWVEPPVLAVGSTATAAKSSIKNAGEDEVAPDQKQIVTEWAAEFKLEGLWGDNSADVDEAMEQ, encoded by the exons ATGGCCGGCTCAATCACCAAACCCAAGA AGCCCAAGTCCAAGCGAACTCCCGTTCGTCTTCGCCACAAGATCCAAAAGGCTTCCGCCGCAAAGCAAAAGAAGGAGCGCAAGCTCGCAAAGAAGAACCCAGAATGGCGAACGAAGCTAAAGAAGGATCCCGGTATCCCTAACCTTTTCCCATACAAGCAACAGGTGCTGGAAGAGATAGAATCCAATAGAATCAGGAAGGCAGAGCTGGcgcaaaaaagaaaggaaatgATCAAGGCCGCAAAGACTGGCACCACCGACGATAATGCCATGGCCGGCGTTCAAGACGACGATGCTGATCAGATGGAGGAGGACGGCGTGGACGGCGATATTGACGAGTCAAACCCCATGGCTGCTCTTATCGCGAGTGCTCGCGCTGCCGCCGCTACTTATGATCGCCAGTTGGCCGACGACGACATggacgaggatgacgatAGTGATTCCGACAATGACCACGGCCCTGAGATGTCAATTGGGGAGGCCTCTTCAAGGAAGACTTATGACAGGGTCTTCAAGCAGGTTGTCGAGCAAGCTGACGTCGTCCTTTACGTCCTGGACGCGCGTGACCCCGAGGGCACTCGTTCTCGCGAGGTTGAGCGCCAGATCATGGCCTCTCCAGAAAAACGTTTAATCCTCATTATCAACAAGTGCGATTTGATTCCTCCCAAGGTTCTCCGAGACTGGCTTGTCTACCTACGCCGCTACTTCCCTACCCTGCCTCTCCGAGCCTCTGGCGCCGCTCCCAATGCACACACTTTCAACCACCGCGACTTGACTGTTCAGAGCACCTCTGCTACACTCTTCAAGGCCCTCAAGAGTTTCGCCGCTAGCCGACAACTCAAGCGTGCTGTTTCCGTCGGTGTTATCGGTTACCCCAATGTGGGCAAGAGCTCAGTCATCAACGCTCTTCTTTCAAGGATGAGCGGAAAGGGCGGCAGCTCTTCAAAGGCCTGCCCTGCCGGCGCAGAGGCTGGCGTTACCACGAGCATTCGATCAGTCAAGATTGACAGCAAGCTTACTCTTCTCGACTCTCCCGGTGTCGTCTTTCcctcgtcctcctcgacaCAGTCTGCCGGCCTTGTCTCCCTCAAGAACGCCACCGAGGCACATGCTCATCTCGTCCTTCTCAACGCCGTTCCTCCCAAGCAGATCGACGACCCTGTCCCTGCTGTCACCCTTCTCCTGAAGCGCCTTTCTGCTTCTCCTGACCTCATGCAGAAACTCACAAATGTCTACGACATTCCTGCCTTGCTACCTAACCGTGCTGACGGCGATTTCACGACCGATTTCCTTGTTCAGGTCGCCCGCAAGCGAGGTCGTTTGGGTCGCGGTGGCATCCCCAACCTTCCTGCTGCCGCTATGACAGTTGTTACTGACTGGCGAGACGGTCGCATCCAGGGATGGGTTGAGCCTCCTGTCCTTGCCGTCGGGTCTACAGCCACCGCTGCCAAGTCATCCATCAAGAACGCTGGCGAGGATGAGGTCGCCCCTGATCAGAAGCAGATTGTCACCGAGTGGGCTGCTGAATTCAAACTCGAGGGTCTCTGGGGCGACAACAGCGCCGACGTCGACGAGGCAATGGAGCAGTAA
- a CDS encoding hypothetical protein (BUSCO:42619at5125) has product MDFQNRAGSKFGGGGVASQSATNADRRERLRKLALETIDLDKDPYFFKNHVGSFECRLCLTVHQNDGSYLAHTQGKKHQTNLARRAAREQKEGRQGAVDPATGLPIGVTGAGFAQRRNIVKIGRPGYKITKIRDPVSRQQGLLFQLQYPDATPETSPKWQVMNAFTQHIEEPDKNFQYLLVAAEPYETVGFKIPARELDKREDKQFAFWDPDAKEYWIQVMFMTEREERFNAAPGQAMRR; this is encoded by the coding sequence ATGGATTTCCAAAATCGTGCTGGCTCTAAAtttggcggtggtggtgtcgCTTCTCAATCCGCCACAAACGCCGACCGTCGCGAACGTCTTCGCAAGCTCGCCCTCGAGACCATCGACCTCGACAAGGACCCTTACTTCTTCAAGAACCACGTCGGATCATTCGAGTGCCGTCTGTGTCTTACCGTCCACCAAAATGACGGTTCCTATCTCGCCCATACTCAAGGAAAGAAGCATCAGACCAACCTCGCCCGTCGCGCTGCCCGCGAGCAGAAGGAGGGCCGTCAGGGTGCCGTTGACCCAGCTACTGGCCTTCCCATCGGTGTCACAGGCGCAGGCTTTGCTCAGCGTCGTAACATCGTCAAGATCGGTCGCCCAGGATACAAGATCACAAAGATTCGCGACCCAGTCTCTCGACAGCAGGGTCTGCTCTTCCAGCTCCAGTACCCCGACGCAACACCAGAGACATCGCCCAAGTGGCAAGTCATGAATGCCTTCACCCAGCACATCGAGGAGCCCGACAAGAACTTCCAGTATCTACTCGTCGCCGCCGAGCCCTACGAGACTGTGGGTTTCAAGATCCCAGCGCGTGAGCTCGATAAGCGCGAGGACAAACAGTTCGCTTTTTGGGACCCGGATGCCAAGGAGTATTGGATCCAGGTCATGTTTATGACAGAGCGTGAAGAGCGTTTTAATGCCGCTCCCGGACAGGCAATGCGTAGGTAA
- the COT1 gene encoding Cobalt uptake protein cot1 (BUSCO:12559at5125), with product MDPNNSNNRLYLNFGNGNDRLTASDRTAYPTTPSTFPQPVFPSTSGQQPGGLQPQQQQQQFAGGYAPQGYFNQNQYAQYGGQQQQQNDYQQGAGYQQRSNTPGTNDPNTGLAHQFSHQNLGGAARGQAYARGPSSGQRPRTAGSSGQQPGYNYMNAPPMPTQSSAPGEEFQRAPERNPDRYGTNANSNQKKCSQLAADFFKDSVKRARERNQRQSELEQKLQDPTQGAARREQLWSTAGRKEGQYLRFLRTKDKPENYNTVKIIGKGAFGEVKLVQKKGDGKVYAMKSLIKTEMFKKDQLAHVRSERDILAESDSPWVVKLYTTFQDSYFLYMLMEFLPGGDLMTMLIKYEIFSEDITRFYIAEIVLAIEAVHKLGFIHRDIKPDNILLDRGGHVKLTDFGLSTGFHRLHDNNYYQQLLQGRSNKPRDRNSVAIDQINLTVSNRSQINDWRRSRRLMAYSTVGTPDYIAPEIFTGHGYTFDCDWWSLGTIMFECLVGWPPFCAEDSHDTYRKIVNWRQTLYFPDDITLGTDAEHLIRSMVCNTENRLGRGGAHEIKSHAFFRGVEFDSLRRIRAPFEPRLTSNIDTTYFPTDEIDQTDNATVLKAQAIQSGRQVEESPEMSLPFIGYTFKRFDNNFR from the exons ATGGATCCTAACAACAGTAACAATCGCCTCTATCTCAACTTTGGCAATGGAAACGATCGTTTGACCGCCTCGGATAGGACCGCCTATCCCACTACGCCTTCGACCTTTCCCCAGCCCGTTTTCCCTTCAACATCTGGCCAACAGCCTGGTGGATTGCAgcctcaacagcaacagcagcagttTGCCGGCGGTTATGCGCCCCAGGGTTATTTCAACCAGAACCAATATGCCCAGTATGGtggccagcagcagcagcagaatGATTATCAGCAGGGCGCCGGGTATCAACAACGATCCAACACGCCGGGCACCAACGATCCCAACACCGGTCTTGCCCATCAGTTTTCCCACCAGAATCTTGGTGGCGCTGCTCGAGGGCAGGCTTACGCCCGAGGTCCTTCGTCGGGTCAGCGTCCCCGAACTGCTGGCAGTTCAGGACAGCAGCCTGGCTACAACTACATGAACGCCCCTCCCATGCCTACCCAATCCTCTGCCCCCGGTGAGGAATTCCAACGAGCACCGGAGCGAAATCCCGATAGATATGGCACCAacgccaacagcaaccagAAGAAGTGCTCCCAGCTTGCTGCCGACTTTTTCAAGGACAGCGTCAAGAGAGCACGCGAGCGCAACCAAAG ACAGAGCGAACTGGAGCAGAAGCTTCAGGATCCTACCCAGGGCGCGGCCAGACGCGAGCAGCTCTGGTCCACCGCTGGCAGGAAAGAAGGCCAGTACCTACGTTTCTTGCGTACCAAGGACAAGCCTGAGAACTACAATACCGTCAAGATCATCGGAAAGGGTGCATTCGGAGAGGTCAAACTTGTGCAAAAGAAGGGAGATGGCAAGGTTTATGCCATGAAGTCGCTCATCAAGACCGAAATGTTCAAGAAGGATCAGCTTGCCCACGTTCGATCAGAACGAGACATTCTCGCCGAGTCAGACAGTCCGTGGGTTGTCAAGCTATACACCACCTTCCAGGACTCGTACTTCCTATACATGCTAATGGAGTTCTTGCCTGGTGGAGATCTCATGACGATGCTGATCAAGTACGAAATCTTCTCTGAAGATATTACTCGCTTCTACATTGCGGAGATTGTTCTTGCCATCGAAGCTGTGCACAAGCTGGGCTTCATCCATCG TGACATCAAGCCCGATAACATTCTTCTTGACCGAGGCGGTCACGTCAAGCTTACCGATTTCGGACTGTCAACAGGTTTCCACAGACTTCATGACAACAACTATTACCAGCAGCTCCTGCAAGGAAGGTCTAACAAGCCACGCGACCGTAACTCTGTTGCCATTGATCAGATTAACCTTACGGTCAGCAACCGATCTCAGATCAACGACTGGCGACGATCCCGAAGACTGATGGCTTACTCAACTGTTGGAACCCCTGACTACATCGCCCCTGAGATTTTCACCGGACACGGCTACACCTTTGACTGCGATTGGTGGTCACTGGGCACTATCATGTTCGAGTGTCTGGTTGGCTGGCCTCCATTCTGTGCCGAGGATAGCCATGACACCTACCGCAAGATCGTGaactggagacagacgctCTACTTCCCTGACGATATAACACTCGGCACTGATGCGGAGCACCTGATCCGAAG CATGGTCTGTAACACAGAGAACCGTCTTGGTCGTGGTGGCGCGCATGAAATTAAGAGCCACGCTTTCTTCCGTGGCGTCGAGTTTGACAGCCTGCGCCGTATTCGCGCACCTTTCGAGCCTCGCCTCACTTCCAACATTGACACTACCTACTTCCCTACCGACGAGATTGACCAGACCGATAACGCTACTGTCCTGAAGGCTCAGGCCATCCAGTCAGGCCGACAGGTCGAGGAGTCCCCCGAGATGAGCTTGCCCTTCATTGGTTACACATTCAAGCGGTTTGATAACAACTTCCGGTAA
- a CDS encoding hypothetical protein (TransMembrane:1 (o49-66i)~BUSCO:31665at5125) → MADPNPPAQQPAASTGATYKAPSPKPQQNPALRMMGLPNLPRKLPSRNWLIFWAITGSISAAIIYDKREKKRATAKWKHVVAPLATDLIPSASHLPRKLTIYLESPPGDGLRVAQDHFIEYAKPVLAASGLDWEFVQGRQQGDVRAAVAEKIRRQRRQHERPTEEDLQTDEAITAALRKKNNIPEYEGVQGDIVFGLHTWKEYMRGLHEGWLGPLDAPVKPETETKPAAIETAVDNPKVGGEQAEEKKGESKEEEKKDEEKKPERPPQPVPYNTTADYPLASLPAQIPAEFSPSNPIPLPHRLGFRHTFVRLNRFFNRRKLADEIGREVAAVCFAASSREWREADGQYEQQLVLKHEENDWVKSVWKTEEPVKTDDDNAATTPAQPPKEKIWPAPIVIDPRLAQRMRRFEMTPEVEARAAQVKVSEAEVEGWIKGSFRSLWNWTVESVTAKPMRPNVGNVDSDE, encoded by the coding sequence ATGGCCGACCCTAATCCTCCGGCGCAGCAACCTGCTGCTAGCACCGGCGCAACATACAAGGCCCCCAGCCCTAAACCGCAACAGAATCCAGCTCTTCGAATGATGGGCCTGCCAAATCTCCCTCGAAAACTCCCGTCACGAAACTGGCTCATATTTTGGGCCATCACTGGTTCCATATCAGCGGCTATTATCTACGACAAGcgcgagaagaagagggccACAGCCAAGTGGAAACATGTCGTCGCTCCTCTTGCAACCGACTTAATCCCCTCAGCAAGCCATCTTCCTCGCAAGCTGACAATCTACCTCGAATCACCCCCTGGAGACGGTCTGCGTGTTGCGCAGGACCATTTTATCGAGTATGCGAAGCCGGTTTTGGCCGCCTCTGGTCTCGACTGGGAGTTCGTCCAGGGAAGGCAGCAGGGCGACGTGAGAGCCGCTGTGGCAGAAAAGATTCGTCGGCAAAGAAGACAGCATGAGCGACCAACCGAGGAGGATCTACAAACAGACGAGGCCATAACAGCGGctttgagaaagaagaacaacataCCAGAATATGAGGGCGTCCAGGGCGACATCGTCTTCGGCTTGCACACATGGAAGGAGTATATGAGAGGTTTGCACGAAGGCTGGCTCGGTCCACTTGATGCTCCTGTGAAGCCCGAGACAGAAACGAAACCTGCTGCTATTGAGACAGCTGTCGACAACCCCAAGGTTGGGGGTGAACAggctgaggagaagaagggggagtccaaggaggaggagaagaaagacgaagagaagaagcccGAGCGACCGCCCCAACCAGTTCCTTACAATACCACCGCCGACTACCCTCTCGCCAGTCTCCCTGCCCAGATCCCCGCCGAATTCTCCCCCTCAAACCCCATTCCTCTCCCCCATCGCCTCGGCTTCCGTCACACTTTTGTTCGTCTGAACCGCTTCTTCAATCGCCGCAAGCTCGCCGACGAGATTGGCCGCGAGGTCGCCGCTGTGTGCTTCGCCGCCTCCTCTCGCGAATGGCGCGAGGCCGACGGTCAATACGAGCAACAGCTCGTCCTCAAGCACGAGGAGAATGACTGGGTCAAGTCAGTGTGGAAGACTGAGGAGCCCGTCAAGACGGACGACGATAACGCTGCGACCACTCCTGCTCAGCCTCCCAAGGAGAAGATCTGGCCTGCGCCAATTGTCATTGACCCTCGTCTGGCGCAGCGCATGCGACGTTTTGAGATGACTCCTGAGGTCGAAGCTCGCGCCGCCCAAGTAAAGGTTTCTGAGGCCGAGGTTGAGGGTTGGATCAAGGGGAGCTTCCGCAGCCTGTGGAACTGGACCGTCGAATCAGTGACCGCCAAACCCATGCGGCCTAATGTTGGCAACGTGGACAGCGATGAGTAA
- a CDS encoding hypothetical protein (BUSCO:55565at5125) has product MSNRFVSAGKIGSSGEISTETKGTESSATQQPLHSSTKLKEWEAVQEQLESERKRREEQRIKLATGEGEKSLYDVLQANKAAKQAEFEEQSKLRNQFRALDDDEIEFLDEVRAKKRAEEERVKRETEEGLKAFRERQKGDTVHDGSADAQEGGQSWEIGRKRKRNKEKEVKGLRRKVSAVEETDKEDLEPAETTAQGGKKEVKPKAATQTASKPPEKKGLGLVSYGSDSDDD; this is encoded by the exons ATGTCCAACCGCTTTGTGTCTGCAGGCAAAATTGGCTCGTCAGGCGAAATATCTACAGAGACGAAGGGTACAGAATCAAGCGCAACCCAGCAGCCTCTCCACAGCTCTACAAAATTGAAAGAATGGGAAGCTGTTCAGGAACAACTGGAAtctgaaagaaaaagacgtgAAGAGCAGCGCATCAAGTTGGCCACAGGAGAGGGCGAAAAGAGCTTATACGACGTACTCCAAGCAAACAAAG CGGCGAAGCAAGCAGAGTTTGAAGAACAAAGCAAACTACGTAACCAGTTCCGCGCGCtggacgatgatgagataGAGTTCCTGGACGAGGTACGCGCAAAGAAGCGCGCCGAGGAGGAACGCGTGAAGCGGGAGACAGAGGAGGGTCTAAAAGCATTTCGCGAGCGGCAAAAGGGCGATACCGTTCACGATGGGTCTGCTGATGCTCAAGAAGGGGGCCAATCGTGGGAGATTGGCCGGAAGCGGAAGCGCAATAAGGAGAAGGAAGTCAAGGGTTTAAGGCGCAAGGTCAGCGCTGTAGAGGAAACTGACAAGGAAGATTTGGAGCCAGCAGAAACTACGGCACAGGGCGGTAAAAAGGAGGTGAAGCCCAAAGCTGCAACTCAAACTGCCTCGAAGCCGCCTGAAAAGAAGGGGCTGGGATTAGTGAGTTATGGGAGTGACTCCGATGATGACTGA
- a CDS encoding hypothetical protein (BUSCO:34252at5125): MPGGVCAVLDYEVDMMSEYVAEMATRVVTPEAAVTSPFRKFVSQILTSTRLPSTTILLGMNYLAKRINTLKGQGPYKASEGQVWRYLTVSLLLGSKFLDDNTFQNRSWSEVSGIAVSELNSLEFEWVESMGWRLYVNLDMSKDYQAWLENWREWQDMKKRQVAQASRERLASVIPAIDTDVARYSGHRQSPQSRYLQEQVAEYERYQAMKSQQQSYRPRESGWGHTSWGAPLTPPDSGYGTPDYAMSATSSNDRYNEWFSQAAAQYANRYPQPPAHSTFYPNSRHNSYGGHYHYSQNMWEHGLAECSCTGCVDPMKQQVPYFASHGYSQPVMG, from the coding sequence ATGCCCGGAGGCGTGTGTGCCGTCCTCGACTATGAGGTCGACATGATGTCCGAGTACGTTGCCGAGATGGCCACCCGTGTCGTCACACCTGAGGCTGCTGTGACTTCGCCATTCCGCAAGTTCGTGTCTCAGATCCTCACCTCGACACGACTGCCCAGCACCACCATCCTCCTTGGAATGAACTATCTCGCCAAGAGGATTAACACCTTGAAGGGACAGGGTCCTTACAAAGCTTCTGAGGGACAGGTCTGGCGTTACCTGACCGTTTCCTTGCTTCTGGGAAGCAAGTTCCTCGATGACAACACCTTTCAGAACCGCTCTTGGTCTGAGGTGAGTGGCATCGCCGTCTCTGAGCTGAACTCGCTTGAGTTTGAGTGGGTCGAGTCCATGGGCTGGCGCCTCTATGTCAACCTTGATATGAGCAAGGATTACCAGGCTTGGCTTGAGAACTGGCGTGAGTGGCAGGACATGAAGAAGCGACAAGTCGCTCAAGCCAGCCGCGAGAGGCTCGCATCTGTTATTCCTGCCATCGATACCGACGTTGCCAGGTACTCTGGTCACCGCCAATCTCCTCAATCGCGTTACCTCCAGGAACAGGTTGCCGAATACGAGCGCTACCAGGCTATGAAGTCCCAGCAACAGAGCTACCGCCCACGCGAGTCTGGCTGGGGTCACACTTCTTGGGGAGCTCCCCTCACTCCCCCCGATTCTGGCTATGGTACTCCAGACTACGCTATGTCTGCTACGTCGAGCAATGACCGCTACAACGAATGGTTTTCCCAAGCCGCCGCACAATACGCCAACCGATACCCTCAGCCTCCTGCTCACAGCACCTTCTACCCCAACTCGCGCCATAACTCCTATGGTGGACACTACCACTACTCACAAAACATGTGGGAGCATGGTCTTGCCGAGTGCAGTTGTACTGGCTGTGTTGATCCTATGAAGCAGCAGGTCCCCTACTTCGCGTCTCACGGCTACAGCCAACCCGTCATGGGTTAA
- a CDS encoding hypothetical protein (BUSCO:27107at5125) — MAPRGKIRLRLTRSAKSESTPKSFADLEDEPMPDASPSAHVSRRQQVPDPDDEKDEDHQPKEESGDEDDAADTVEKDDESVKEPTPPPQPMVRRKRLGRPPKNRPPDWDNMISVPADEANTPRRRGRGGWRGRGGRKGGPAAPKAEQVIDGDGTIAEIANDECVLPEDPEGETKVDKLGNLQGGRDYRCRTFTVSGRGDRLYMLSTEPARCVGFRDSYLFFTKHKKLYKIIVDDDEKRDMIERDIIPHSYKGRSIGIVTARSVFREFGARIIVGGKRIIDDYNVTLARAEGAVEGEIADPNDRFIEGEPYNKNQYVAWHGASAVYHTNVPSVPVPNGKIESRKRKVNVNDMNWMLEHAREASSFNASINAIRKLNNAGVYDIHTNVMQYPVTMQPTRARIEQVAPEYEEATAGSSVFPPVPSKMARNFFVADTYFETSSAGVISASGVDGTVRSADFLASFQGLSTVSDDIKDLLPPECRAAFDSAVEKEASYRAQWGPETESMSRRQPVIDKAIVPYSMS, encoded by the exons ATGGCGCCCCGTGGAAAGATTCGCTTGAGACTGACGCGAAGTGCTAAATCAGAGAGCACCCCAAAGTCCTTTGCCGACTTAGAAGACGAGCCCATGCCCGATGCCTCTCCGAGTGCGCATGTTTCCAGGCGACAACAGGTGCCAGACCCCGATGATGAGAAGGACGAGGATCACCAACCAAAGGAGGAATCAGGGGACGAGGACGACGCAGCCGACACCGTTGAGAAAGACGATGAGTCCGTCAAAGAGCCCACGCCGCCGCCACAGCCTATGGTCCGCAGAAAGCGGCTGGGTCGCCCACCTAAGAACCGACCCCCGGACTGGGACAACATGATTTCTGTTCCTGCCGACGAAGCTAATACACCTCGACGTCGTGGCAGAGGCGGTTGGCGGGGGCGAGGCGGTCGTAAAGGAGGTCCCGCTGCGCCAAAGGCCGAGCAAGTTATTGACGGAGATGGGACGATTGCCGAGATCGCAAACGACGAGTGCGTGCTACCTGAGGATCCAGAAGGCGAGACCAAGGTCGACAAGCTGGGTAACTTACAGGGCGGGCGCGATTATCGCTGCCGAACATTCACAGTCTCAGGTCGCGGAGACAGACTCTACATGCTTTCGACAGAACCGGCGCGATGTGTTGGCTTCAGGGACAGTTATCTGTTTTTCACAAAACACAAGAAACTCTACAAAATCATTGTAGATGACGACGAGAAACGGGATATGATTGAGCGGGATATCATTCCTCACTCCTACAAGGGCCGTTCCATTGGTATCGTTACAGCGCGATCCGTTTTTCGAGAGTTCGGTGCGCGTATTATTGTCGGTGGAAAGCGCATTATCGACGACTACAACGTCACCTTGGCCCGTGCCGAAGGTGCTGTCGAGGGCGAGATCGCAGACCCGAACGACCGCTTTATCGAGGGAGAGCCGTACAACAAGAACCAGTACGTTGCGTGGCACGGAGCCAGTGCTGTGTACCACACCAACGTACCATCAGTACCAGTTCCCAATGGCAAAATCGAATCTAGGAAACGCAAGGTGAACGTCAATGACATGAACTGGATGCTGGAGCACGCCCGTGAAGCCAG CTCTTTCAATGCTAGCATCAATGCTATCCGAAAACTCAACAATGCTGGCGTGTACGACATCCACACTAATGTCATGCAGTACCCAGTAACAATGCAGCCAACGCGAGCACGCATTGAGCAAGTCGCCCCAGAGTATGAGGAGGCTACCGCAGGCAGCTCTGTGTTCCCTCCTGTCCCAAGCAAGATGGCACGCAATTTCTTTGTTGCCGACACCTACTTTGAAACATCGTCGGCGGGTGTCATTTCAGCATCTGGGGTGGACGGCACAGTGAGGTCAGCCGATTTCCTTGCTTCATTCCAAGGGCTAAGTACCGTGTCTGATGATATCAAAGATCTTCTGCCTCCAGAGTGTCGTGCCGCGTTTGACAGTGCCGTAGAGAAGGAAGCATCATATCGGGCACAGTGGGGCCCTGAGACTGAGAGTATGTCGCGCCGGCAGCCTGTTATTGACAAGGCAATTGTACCGTACAGCATGTCATAA